From the genome of Vicia villosa cultivar HV-30 ecotype Madison, WI linkage group LG2, Vvil1.0, whole genome shotgun sequence, one region includes:
- the LOC131649880 gene encoding precursor of CEP4-like: MPEKTMLLTFLLLLIIMQHNFGSMEASRLLNNVHPPPSVPQSPQAPSLDYWYSINDDNKGGGDAFRPTSPGHSPGVGHQTPPP; encoded by the coding sequence ATGCCTGAGAAAACCATGTTATTAACATTTTTACTACTACTTATTATCATGCAACATAACTTTGGTTCAATGGAAGCATCAAGGTTGCTAAATAATGTTCATCCACCACCAAGTGTTCCTCAAAGTCCACAAGCTCCTTCACTTGATTATTGGTATTCCATAAACGACGATAACAAAGGTGGTGGTGATGCTTTCCGTCCTACAAGTCCAGGACATAGCCCTGGTGTAGGACATCAAACACCACCACCATGA